The Antarcticibacterium sp. 1MA-6-2 genome has a window encoding:
- a CDS encoding tetratricopeptide repeat protein: MKNLLFSLIFLLSCYTSVAFQEKSQEEISDINDSIQLLLNEAEISVNVLDFEKALNQLNQALELAKRINDQKYIALSSSILAQLYYIRHDNERAITELQRAIAIQREIGDNARSRLQLPQLR; this comes from the coding sequence ATGAAAAACCTACTATTTTCCCTCATTTTCCTGCTTAGCTGCTACACGTCTGTAGCATTTCAGGAGAAGAGTCAGGAGGAGATTTCGGATATTAATGACAGCATACAGCTCCTACTCAACGAGGCAGAAATATCAGTAAACGTTCTTGACTTTGAAAAAGCACTTAATCAACTAAACCAGGCGCTGGAACTTGCCAAGCGAATTAATGACCAAAAATACATTGCTTTATCGAGCAGTATTCTCGCCCAGCTTTACTACATAAGACACGATAATGAAAGGGCTATTACAGAATTACAAAGGGCAATAGCAATACAAAGAGAGATTGGTGATAATGCCAGGTCTCGCTTACAGTTACCTCAATTACGCTAA
- the lipA gene encoding lipoyl synthase, whose amino-acid sequence MTTDTLPTQKPTPKPKWLRVKLPTGKKYTELRSLVDKYDLHTICTSGSCPNMGECWSEGTATFMILGNICTRSCGFCGVKTGRPETLDWDEPEKVARSIKLMKIKHAVITSVDRDDLKDMGSIMWAETVKAIRRMNPDTTLETLIPDFQGNERNIDRIIEVNPEVVSHNMETVKRLTREVRIQAKYERSLEVLKYLKEQGINRTKSGIMLGLGEKEEEVIQTLEDLRSVGLDVVTIGQYLQPSKKHLPVKQFITPDQFRKYEAIGLELGFRHVESSALVRSSYKAQKHLT is encoded by the coding sequence ATGACGACAGATACTTTACCTACTCAAAAACCTACTCCAAAACCTAAATGGCTACGGGTAAAATTACCTACGGGAAAGAAATATACCGAACTTAGGAGTCTTGTTGATAAATACGATCTTCATACAATTTGCACTTCGGGAAGTTGCCCTAACATGGGGGAGTGCTGGAGTGAAGGTACTGCTACATTTATGATCTTAGGAAACATTTGTACCCGTTCCTGCGGATTTTGTGGCGTTAAAACAGGAAGGCCGGAAACATTAGATTGGGATGAGCCCGAAAAAGTTGCAAGATCGATAAAATTGATGAAAATCAAACACGCGGTCATTACCAGTGTAGATCGTGACGACCTCAAAGACATGGGATCAATTATGTGGGCTGAAACTGTTAAGGCAATAAGACGTATGAATCCCGATACGACTTTGGAAACTTTGATTCCGGACTTTCAGGGGAACGAGAGAAATATTGACCGTATAATAGAAGTAAATCCTGAAGTTGTATCTCACAATATGGAAACTGTAAAACGACTTACAAGAGAAGTGAGAATACAGGCAAAGTATGAAAGAAGTCTTGAAGTTTTAAAATATCTTAAGGAACAGGGAATCAATCGCACGAAGTCCGGAATTATGCTTGGTCTGGGAGAAAAGGAAGAGGAGGTCATTCAAACTCTGGAAGACCTGCGAAGTGTTGGCCTCGATGTGGTTACAATAGGTCAATACCTACAGCCAAGTAAGAAGCATTTACCTGTTAAACAATTTATTACACCAGATCAATTTAGAAAGTACGAAGCTATAGGATTGGAATTAGGCTTTAGACATGTAGAAAGTAGCGCTTTGGTAAGATCCTCTTATAAAGCACAAAAACATTTAACCTAA
- a CDS encoding RNA polymerase sigma factor — protein sequence MEINKAALLNQIEQAKAGQQAAYKFLLDTFWTDVYAFQLKRTRNEYDAEEITIQTFSKAFDKLETFDSNYVFKTWLITISKNIHIDLVRKKNSSIRARTADESNEKVYKIPDETPTIEDSLISEQHLAQLLSDIKQLKPPYQEVINLRYFQEKSYKEIAAHLDEPLNNIKVKLLRAKKLLSQIIESRRG from the coding sequence TTGGAAATAAATAAAGCTGCGCTGCTAAATCAAATAGAACAGGCAAAGGCAGGCCAGCAGGCAGCCTATAAATTTCTTCTCGATACGTTTTGGACAGATGTCTATGCTTTCCAGTTAAAGCGAACCAGGAATGAGTATGATGCTGAAGAAATAACAATACAAACTTTTTCTAAAGCTTTTGATAAACTGGAGACTTTTGACAGTAATTATGTATTTAAAACCTGGCTTATCACTATCTCAAAAAATATTCATATTGACCTGGTAAGAAAGAAAAATTCCTCCATTAGGGCAAGAACTGCCGATGAATCCAATGAGAAAGTTTATAAAATTCCTGATGAAACTCCTACCATTGAAGACAGCCTCATTAGTGAACAACACCTGGCTCAACTGCTAAGTGATATTAAGCAATTAAAACCTCCTTATCAGGAAGTAATCAACCTGCGCTATTTTCAGGAAAAATCATATAAGGAAATTGCTGCGCATCTTGATGAACCGCTTAACAATATTAAGGTAAAATTGCTTCGGGCGAAGAAATTATTGTCTCAAATAATTGAATCCCGGAGAGGCTAA
- a CDS encoding glycosyltransferase, whose translation MLQIIQKCPHRGKCLVSVIICAKNEAENLKKLVPSVLNQKYFDFEVILINDASTDETLDLMEQFQEKDPRIKIVNVQNNEAFWGKKKYALTLGIKKSKNPYLLFTDADCLPESDLWIENMASHFEKEKSIILGYGGYQKDKTSLLNKLVRFETLFTALQYFSYAKWGIPYMGVGRNLAYTSTEFYNQNGFATHLHVKSGDDDLFVNQAATASNTAICYHKEAITRSVPETNLRSWISQKRRHVSTAILYQKKHRILLATFFLSQFGFWVLFLALISLQLFWQVALVIVALRLLLQYTVFWRAAQKLDERDIVWLVPFLDIFLVFMQFGIFSTNLISKPANWK comes from the coding sequence TTGCTTCAGATAATCCAAAAATGCCCGCACCGAGGAAAGTGCTTAGTTTCGGTTATTATTTGCGCAAAGAATGAAGCAGAAAACCTCAAAAAGCTGGTACCTTCTGTTTTAAATCAAAAATATTTCGATTTTGAGGTTATTTTGATAAACGATGCTTCTACCGATGAAACTTTAGATTTGATGGAGCAATTTCAGGAGAAAGATCCTCGAATAAAGATCGTGAATGTTCAAAATAACGAAGCGTTCTGGGGCAAGAAAAAGTACGCCCTAACGCTGGGCATTAAAAAATCCAAAAATCCTTACCTTCTTTTTACTGATGCAGATTGCCTTCCGGAATCTGACCTGTGGATAGAAAATATGGCCTCTCATTTTGAAAAGGAAAAATCGATCATTCTGGGTTATGGAGGGTATCAAAAAGATAAAACCTCTCTTTTAAATAAACTGGTGAGATTCGAAACTCTATTTACTGCTCTGCAATATTTCTCTTATGCCAAATGGGGGATTCCATACATGGGGGTGGGTAGAAACCTGGCCTATACTTCTACTGAATTTTATAACCAAAATGGATTTGCCACTCACCTTCATGTAAAGTCAGGTGATGATGATCTATTTGTAAATCAGGCTGCAACAGCCAGCAATACTGCCATTTGTTACCATAAGGAAGCAATCACTCGAAGTGTACCCGAGACCAATTTGCGTTCCTGGATTAGCCAGAAAAGAAGACATGTTTCCACTGCAATTCTTTACCAAAAGAAGCATAGGATATTACTGGCAACATTTTTCCTTTCCCAGTTTGGATTTTGGGTTCTATTCCTGGCACTTATAAGTCTTCAATTATTTTGGCAGGTAGCTCTTGTGATTGTAGCTCTTCGTCTTCTTCTTCAATATACAGTCTTTTGGAGAGCAGCTCAAAAACTGGACGAAAGGGATATAGTTTGGCTCGTGCCATTTCTGGATATATTTTTGGTTTTCATGCAATTCGGTATCTTTAGTACAAATCTTATTTCAAAACCCGCTAATTGGAAATAA
- a CDS encoding fasciclin domain-containing protein, giving the protein MKLKNLLMLGVLSLFAFSSCKNDASEGENEDIELVDSEREADLRMNEQRLENERNSVTARIQENQELSTFSQNMNRNQVTTSLRQDESVSTTGNSPTSTTTEAQKAAQNQENNPDPATGVRERATGNQSGTMEQTQGMVTYTIFAPSNSAYEKLPEADRNQINSNTEDNRNVNVASINYLMVEERLTEEDLKQQIQSSNGSYAIKTMQGEEITATLEGDQIVLKDGSGNQARITQTDSTASDGVVHVIDAVLKPKDPTKNAAAERMTKNSNTTSGSGTGQGTGTGS; this is encoded by the coding sequence ATGAAACTAAAGAATTTATTAATGCTGGGAGTGCTTTCATTATTTGCATTTTCTTCGTGTAAAAACGATGCCAGTGAAGGAGAGAATGAGGACATTGAACTGGTCGATTCAGAGCGGGAAGCCGATTTAAGGATGAATGAGCAGCGACTTGAGAACGAAAGGAACAGTGTTACGGCCAGAATTCAGGAAAATCAGGAATTAAGTACCTTTTCCCAAAATATGAACCGGAATCAGGTAACTACAAGTCTGCGTCAGGATGAGTCTGTTTCAACTACAGGAAATAGTCCCACTTCCACCACGACTGAGGCACAAAAAGCTGCTCAAAACCAGGAAAATAATCCTGACCCGGCCACGGGAGTACGAGAAAGGGCTACAGGTAACCAAAGTGGAACCATGGAACAAACACAGGGAATGGTGACTTACACAATTTTTGCCCCTTCAAACAGTGCGTATGAAAAATTACCTGAGGCAGATCGTAATCAAATTAATAGTAATACTGAAGATAACCGAAATGTAAACGTGGCTTCTATTAACTATTTAATGGTAGAGGAAAGATTAACCGAAGAAGACCTGAAACAACAAATTCAGAGTTCAAACGGTTCTTATGCAATTAAGACTATGCAAGGGGAAGAAATAACAGCTACTCTTGAAGGAGACCAAATCGTTTTAAAAGATGGATCTGGTAACCAGGCAAGAATTACTCAAACAGATAGTACGGCATCTGATGGGGTTGTGCATGTCATTGATGCTGTTTTAAAACCTAAAGATCCAACTAAAAATGCTGCGGCGGAAAGGATGACCAAAAATTCAAATACTACCTCGGGTAGCGGAACTGGCCAGGGTACAGGAACCGGTAGCTAA
- the murB gene encoding UDP-N-acetylmuramate dehydrogenase, with translation MKISRNTSLKPYNTFGIDVTASRFISVTTLEDLKEVLRKNYSEDLFILGGGSNMLLTKDVEATVLHVNLKGKEIITETEDEVLVKFYAGESWHETVLFALENDWGGLENLSLIPGNTGTAPIQNIGAYGVELKDSFVSCEAIDIQTLELITFTKEACKFGYRDSIFKSEVKDKYIITSVTFGLTKRNHVLNTGYGAIEEALTNMGINSPSIKDVSSAVIKIRKQKLPDPKVLGNSGSFFKNPIVSTEELKQIQARYPEIPFYIISEDEVKIPAGWLIDKAGLKGYREGDAGVHQHQALVLVNYGSARGRDILHLAETIQSKIRNQFNIELHPEVNIF, from the coding sequence ATGAAAATTTCCCGTAATACTTCTTTAAAACCCTATAATACTTTTGGAATAGATGTTACCGCCAGTAGGTTTATTTCGGTTACTACTCTGGAAGATCTAAAAGAAGTTCTTAGGAAAAATTATTCCGAAGATCTTTTTATTCTTGGAGGCGGCAGTAATATGCTGCTTACAAAAGATGTAGAAGCTACAGTATTGCACGTAAATCTCAAAGGAAAAGAGATCATAACCGAAACGGAAGATGAAGTTCTGGTTAAATTCTATGCAGGGGAAAGCTGGCATGAAACCGTTCTGTTTGCCCTCGAAAATGATTGGGGTGGGCTTGAAAATCTTTCATTAATTCCCGGGAATACAGGAACTGCACCCATTCAAAATATTGGAGCTTACGGGGTAGAACTTAAAGACAGCTTTGTTTCCTGTGAAGCAATAGATATTCAAACTTTAGAACTTATTACATTTACTAAAGAGGCCTGTAAATTTGGATATAGAGATTCTATATTTAAGAGTGAAGTAAAAGATAAATACATAATTACCAGTGTCACCTTTGGACTTACAAAGCGTAATCACGTGTTAAATACGGGATACGGCGCAATAGAAGAAGCTTTGACAAACATGGGTATTAATTCCCCTTCTATTAAGGATGTATCTTCAGCCGTAATTAAAATTAGAAAACAAAAACTACCCGATCCTAAAGTCCTTGGAAACAGCGGAAGCTTTTTTAAAAATCCCATCGTTTCTACGGAAGAATTAAAGCAAATCCAGGCTCGCTATCCGGAAATTCCATTTTATATAATTTCTGAAGATGAAGTCAAAATTCCCGCGGGTTGGTTAATAGATAAAGCGGGATTAAAAGGTTACAGGGAAGGAGATGCGGGAGTTCACCAGCATCAGGCTTTAGTTCTTGTTAATTACGGCTCTGCAAGAGGACGGGATATACTTCATCTTGCTGAAACTATTCAGTCTAAAATTAGAAATCAGTTTAATATAGAACTTCATCCCGAAGTAAATATTTTCTAA
- a CDS encoding pyridoxal phosphate-dependent aminotransferase: MPKISQKGISMPESPIRKLVPYAEEAVRKGRKIYQLNIGQPDIKTPQLALDAVRNHNIEVLAYSHSAGFEEYRNKLADYYYKNEIPVRADNIIITTGGSEALLFAMGSIADAGDEIIIPEPFYANYNGFATASGVSIIPVESKIETNFALPPIAEFEKLITSRTKAILICNPGNPTGYLYTEDEIRQLAKIALRHDIFLVADEVYREFTYDGENHFSIMSIPELEQNAIMIDSVSKRYSMCGARIGCLVSKNREVIQTAMKFAQARLSPPTFEQIASEAALDTPQSYFDEVIEEYTNRRNLLVEGLQSIEGVTVAIPKGAFYCIAELPVSNADDFAKWLLEEFHYNNETVMVAPAAGFYSTPNTGLNQVRIAYVLKKEDLIRAVEILKVALKEYNQ; encoded by the coding sequence ATGCCTAAAATTTCACAAAAAGGAATTTCCATGCCGGAATCTCCAATAAGAAAATTAGTTCCTTATGCAGAAGAGGCCGTAAGGAAAGGAAGAAAAATTTATCAGTTAAACATAGGTCAACCAGATATTAAGACACCTCAACTGGCTTTAGATGCGGTAAGAAATCACAATATTGAAGTGCTTGCATACAGTCATTCAGCAGGTTTTGAGGAATATAGAAATAAACTTGCCGATTACTATTATAAAAATGAGATCCCAGTAAGGGCCGATAACATAATTATAACGACAGGAGGATCTGAAGCTTTGCTATTTGCAATGGGAAGTATTGCAGATGCCGGAGACGAAATCATAATTCCTGAACCTTTTTATGCAAATTACAATGGTTTTGCAACTGCATCTGGTGTTAGTATTATTCCTGTTGAATCAAAAATAGAAACAAATTTTGCCCTCCCTCCTATTGCAGAATTTGAAAAACTTATTACCTCCAGGACCAAAGCAATTTTGATTTGCAATCCTGGAAATCCTACAGGTTATCTTTATACTGAAGACGAGATAAGGCAGTTAGCCAAAATAGCTCTAAGACATGATATCTTTCTTGTCGCAGACGAAGTTTACCGGGAATTCACTTATGACGGAGAAAATCATTTTTCAATCATGAGTATTCCTGAACTTGAACAAAATGCAATAATGATCGACTCCGTTTCAAAGCGATATAGCATGTGTGGAGCGAGAATTGGTTGCCTGGTCTCTAAAAACAGGGAGGTAATTCAAACTGCCATGAAATTTGCACAGGCCCGGCTAAGCCCTCCTACTTTTGAACAAATAGCAAGCGAAGCAGCTCTGGATACTCCACAAAGTTATTTTGATGAGGTTATTGAAGAATATACAAACCGAAGAAATTTACTTGTTGAAGGTCTCCAATCAATTGAAGGTGTAACTGTAGCTATTCCCAAAGGAGCATTTTATTGTATTGCAGAATTACCTGTTTCCAATGCTGATGATTTTGCTAAATGGCTTCTGGAAGAATTCCATTACAATAATGAAACGGTAATGGTAGCTCCTGCTGCAGGATTCTATTCTACGCCTAACACAGGATTAAATCAGGTAAGGATTGCGTATGTGCTTAAAAAAGAAGACCTCATACGTGCTGTGGAAATTTTAAAAGTTGCTTTAAAGGAATACAACCAATAA
- a CDS encoding DUF1573 domain-containing protein, whose translation MKIVVSILALFFAGFTTMTAQNTPKFQFKTEVIDYGEIKKGSNGVRVFEFKNIGDAPLIIENVYSSCGCTVPSWTKTPVAQGETGQIEVKYNTEIVGPIRRTISITSNADESTKAVKIKGKVLE comes from the coding sequence ATGAAAATAGTAGTTTCAATACTGGCCTTATTTTTTGCAGGATTTACTACAATGACTGCGCAAAACACCCCCAAATTCCAGTTTAAAACTGAGGTTATAGATTATGGAGAAATAAAGAAAGGCAGCAATGGGGTAAGAGTTTTTGAATTTAAAAACATTGGAGATGCTCCTTTAATTATAGAAAATGTTTATTCCAGTTGCGGTTGTACCGTTCCCTCCTGGACCAAAACTCCTGTTGCCCAGGGTGAAACAGGCCAAATTGAAGTCAAATACAATACTGAAATTGTTGGACCTATAAGAAGGACAATTAGCATAACCTCTAATGCAGATGAGTCGACAAAGGCTGTGAAAATTAAAGGAAAAGTACTGGAATAG
- a CDS encoding valine--tRNA ligase — protein MTVIPKYDIREVEEKWYKYWMDNRYFYSTVDERTPYTIVIPPPNVTGVLHMGHMLNNTIQDVLIRRARLKGFNACWVPGTDHASIATEAKVVAKLKAEGINKDDLSREEFLEHAWEWTHKHGGIILEQLKKLGASCDWERTKFTMDDDMSASVTKVFVDLYNKGLIYRGYRMVNWDPEAKTTLSDEEVIYQEKQGTLYYLQYKIKGSEDTVTIATTRPETILGDTAICINPGDERFTHLKGKTAIVPLANREVPIIEDEYVDIEFGTGCLKVTPAHDENDKILGEKHNLEVIDIFNEDATLNFYGLHYEGKDRFEVRKEIVKELEASGILIKTENHLNKVGTSERTGAVIEPRLSDQWFLKMKELAQPALDAVLEKDVNLVPEKFLNTYKHWMENVRDWNISRQLWWGHRIPAFYYGPGKEDFVVAETLEAALERAREKSGDPKLSHYDIKQDNDALDTWFSSWLWPISVFNGILEPENEEVNYYYPTNDLVTAPEILFFWVARMIMAGYEFRKEKPFTHVYLTGIVRDKQRRKMSKSLGNSPDPLGLIHQYGADGVRVGMLLSSPAGNDLMFDEDLCKQGSGFINKIWNSFKLIKSWEVDEKREQADSSKMAVKWFKARFQQSLRELEDHYNKYRMSDVLMTTYKLVWDDYCSWFLEMVKPPFGEAIDSQTYKDVIAILEDNLKILHPFIPFVSEEIWQQLEKRSPQDALIVAQWPAMKNFDIEIIDQFAFASEVVAGIRNIRKSKNISFKDEISLQVINTEKASNDFNSVIAKLGNLSQISSVDQKVEGAFSFRIKSNEYFIPVEGAIDVEAERKKLTEELEYTRGFLNSVEKKLNNERFVSNAPESVVAVEKAKQADAQSKIEVLEASLASLK, from the coding sequence ATGACGGTTATCCCAAAATATGATATTCGCGAGGTAGAGGAAAAATGGTACAAGTACTGGATGGATAATAGGTATTTTTATTCCACAGTAGATGAAAGAACGCCATATACTATTGTTATACCTCCGCCAAATGTGACGGGAGTCCTGCACATGGGACACATGTTGAATAATACTATACAGGATGTGTTAATTAGGAGAGCCAGACTTAAAGGTTTTAACGCCTGTTGGGTTCCCGGTACAGATCATGCGTCCATTGCTACTGAAGCAAAAGTAGTAGCAAAGTTAAAAGCTGAAGGTATTAACAAGGATGATCTCTCCCGGGAGGAATTTTTGGAACATGCCTGGGAATGGACCCATAAACACGGGGGAATCATCCTGGAACAACTAAAGAAGCTTGGAGCCTCCTGTGACTGGGAACGCACTAAATTTACCATGGATGATGACATGTCTGCTTCTGTAACTAAGGTTTTTGTGGATCTCTATAACAAAGGACTCATCTACCGCGGTTACAGGATGGTGAATTGGGATCCTGAGGCAAAGACTACTCTAAGTGATGAAGAGGTTATTTATCAGGAGAAGCAGGGAACCTTATATTATCTTCAGTATAAAATTAAGGGTAGTGAGGACACGGTAACAATTGCTACAACCCGTCCCGAAACTATTTTGGGAGACACTGCGATATGTATAAATCCCGGCGATGAGAGATTTACTCATCTAAAAGGAAAAACTGCAATTGTTCCCCTGGCTAACAGGGAAGTGCCAATTATTGAGGATGAATATGTTGATATTGAGTTTGGAACGGGATGTTTAAAAGTTACTCCGGCACACGATGAAAATGATAAGATCCTGGGAGAAAAGCATAACCTGGAAGTAATAGACATTTTTAATGAAGATGCTACTCTTAATTTCTACGGATTGCATTATGAAGGTAAGGACCGATTCGAGGTAAGGAAGGAAATAGTAAAAGAACTTGAAGCATCAGGCATTTTAATAAAGACTGAAAACCACCTTAACAAAGTAGGTACCAGTGAACGTACAGGTGCAGTAATTGAACCGCGCCTTAGTGATCAATGGTTCCTAAAAATGAAAGAACTGGCTCAACCTGCTCTTGACGCAGTACTTGAAAAAGATGTGAACCTCGTTCCGGAGAAATTCCTGAATACTTACAAACACTGGATGGAAAACGTGAGAGACTGGAATATCTCACGTCAATTGTGGTGGGGACATAGAATTCCTGCTTTCTATTACGGTCCCGGGAAAGAAGATTTTGTAGTTGCTGAAACTCTTGAAGCAGCTTTGGAACGGGCAAGGGAGAAATCCGGAGATCCAAAACTTTCTCATTATGATATAAAGCAGGATAATGATGCACTGGATACCTGGTTCTCCTCGTGGTTATGGCCTATAAGTGTCTTTAATGGAATTCTTGAGCCGGAGAATGAAGAAGTAAACTATTATTATCCCACCAATGATCTTGTTACTGCTCCCGAAATTTTGTTTTTCTGGGTTGCGAGAATGATCATGGCGGGTTATGAATTTAGAAAGGAAAAGCCTTTTACCCATGTTTACCTTACAGGAATTGTAAGGGATAAGCAGCGAAGGAAGATGTCCAAATCTTTGGGTAATTCCCCCGATCCTCTGGGTTTAATACATCAATATGGAGCAGATGGCGTACGGGTGGGAATGTTGCTTAGTTCTCCTGCGGGAAATGACCTTATGTTTGATGAAGATCTTTGTAAGCAGGGGAGTGGGTTTATAAATAAGATATGGAATTCTTTCAAGTTAATTAAAAGCTGGGAGGTTGATGAAAAAAGGGAGCAGGCCGATTCTTCCAAAATGGCAGTGAAATGGTTCAAGGCACGTTTTCAGCAATCATTGAGAGAGCTCGAGGATCATTATAACAAGTATAGGATGAGTGACGTCCTTATGACCACATACAAGCTGGTGTGGGATGATTACTGTTCCTGGTTCCTGGAAATGGTTAAACCTCCATTTGGTGAAGCTATAGATAGTCAAACTTACAAAGATGTTATTGCAATTTTGGAAGATAACCTAAAGATCCTTCATCCTTTTATTCCTTTTGTTTCTGAAGAAATTTGGCAACAGCTGGAAAAGAGATCTCCACAGGACGCGCTAATTGTGGCGCAATGGCCTGCAATGAAGAATTTTGACATAGAGATAATTGATCAATTTGCTTTTGCTTCGGAAGTTGTTGCAGGAATAAGAAATATAAGGAAATCGAAAAATATATCTTTTAAAGATGAAATCTCTCTTCAGGTAATAAATACTGAAAAAGCCTCAAATGATTTTAATTCGGTAATAGCAAAACTTGGAAACCTGTCACAGATTTCTTCCGTAGATCAAAAAGTTGAAGGAGCCTTCTCCTTCCGTATAAAATCGAATGAATATTTTATTCCTGTAGAAGGAGCTATTGATGTTGAAGCTGAAAGAAAGAAGTTGACGGAGGAGTTGGAATATACGCGAGGTTTCTTGAATTCCGTAGAAAAGAAGTTGAACAACGAACGATTTGTGAGTAATGCACCTGAGAGTGTGGTGGCTGTGGAAAAAGCAAAGCAGGCAGATGCGCAATCTAAAATTGAAGTGCTGGAAGCAAGTCTTGCCTCCCTAAAATAA
- a CDS encoding acyl-CoA-binding protein, with amino-acid sequence MTEISDQKFSRAYEMASSTDLKFPPDIMLHFYAYYKRATEKDGFYTPRKDEDIRNGFKANALLQVKDLSKDEAREKYVEMVEKYIGEV; translated from the coding sequence ATGACAGAAATTTCTGATCAGAAGTTTTCGAGGGCTTATGAAATGGCTAGTAGTACAGATTTAAAGTTCCCGCCGGATATTATGCTGCACTTTTATGCATATTATAAAAGAGCAACAGAAAAAGATGGTTTTTACACCCCAAGGAAAGATGAAGATATCCGCAACGGTTTTAAGGCAAATGCTCTTTTACAGGTAAAGGATCTTTCCAAGGATGAAGCCAGGGAAAAATATGTAGAAATGGTAGAAAAATATATAGGAGAGGTTTAA
- a CDS encoding phosphatidate cytidylyltransferase, which translates to MRETIIRTISGLLYVSILVVSILSSETIFITLFFLLGFVCLLELEKLLRLKSYALYGVHVLFFVLFSYMKFNPNAIVVLLCITIFVNLFLVKDLLFIRKIPVFEKKKYIILIFYLISSIVFLTLIPTYNGTFNPILIVGVFILIWINDTFAFIIGKNFGKNKLYEKISPNKTIEGFMGGLVFSCIGGYFIFEFTHYRNFQFWLGMAIILSIFGTLGDLIQSKFKRQAGVKDSGKLMPGHGGLYDRLDSIIFSSPFIYAYLLIIQNVS; encoded by the coding sequence ATGAGGGAAACAATTATTAGAACAATATCAGGATTACTGTATGTATCCATTTTGGTTGTTTCTATACTCTCTTCTGAAACTATATTTATAACCCTTTTTTTTCTCCTTGGCTTCGTTTGCCTTTTGGAACTTGAAAAACTGCTCAGGTTAAAAAGTTACGCTTTATACGGGGTACATGTGCTGTTCTTTGTGTTGTTCAGTTATATGAAGTTTAATCCCAATGCCATTGTAGTTTTACTGTGTATTACCATATTTGTAAATCTTTTCCTGGTCAAAGACCTTTTATTTATCAGGAAAATTCCTGTTTTTGAAAAGAAGAAATACATCATTCTCATATTTTACCTTATTTCCTCTATAGTTTTTCTCACTCTTATTCCAACTTACAACGGTACATTCAATCCTATTTTAATTGTGGGAGTGTTTATATTGATATGGATCAATGATACTTTTGCTTTTATTATTGGCAAGAACTTTGGAAAAAACAAACTGTACGAAAAAATTTCTCCAAACAAGACTATTGAAGGTTTTATGGGTGGATTAGTGTTTAGTTGCATAGGGGGTTATTTCATTTTTGAATTCACACATTACCGCAATTTTCAGTTCTGGTTGGGAATGGCAATTATATTGAGTATTTTTGGAACACTCGGTGATTTGATCCAGTCCAAATTTAAACGACAGGCAGGAGTCAAAGACAGTGGAAAGCTAATGCCCGGGCATGGAGGTTTATACGATAGACTGGACAGTATAATATTCTCGAGCCCTTTTATATATGCGTATCTTTTAATCATACAAAATGTTTCATAA